AACCATATAAAGGTGATATGGCAGCGCCATTACCGGTTGCGCGACATCAAATATCCCCGGGATGCGCGTTTGGTCCAAAACCGCAGCAGTAAAAAGAATTGGCGCTGTCTCACCTGCTGCACGGCCAACAGCTAATACCAATCCCGTTAGAATTCCTGGCAGGGCGCTTGGAAGCACTGCCCGCCAAAGCGTTTGCCACTTGGTCGCCCCTAATCCTAACGATGCCTCTCGAAATGAGATCGGCACTGCCCGAAGCGCATTCTCGGTGGTCGTGATAATAAGCGGAAGTACCATTATTGCAAGCGTTAAAGCTCCCGCAATTACTGATTTGCCAAAGCCAAAAAGAGTGATGTTGAACGGTAGCGCGATCCCGATAACAAAAAGCGATAAGCCAAAGAGTCCAAAAATAATCGAGGGCACGCCGGATAGGTTCACTACTGCCAAGCGAATTGACCGAGTCCAAAACCCCTGCGATGCGTATTCATTTAGATATATCGCTGCAAGCACTCCGAGCGGTAATGAGATAGTGACCGTTCCGATAACCAGATAAACCGTTCCAACCACTGCCGGCCAGATACCGCCCGCTGTCAGGTTTTTCTCCGGCAAGCTCGTTATGAAGTTCCACGAAAGTCCAGTAATCCCTTTATAGAGCAAATATCCAACCAACAGCACGATTGGAGCAATAATACAATAGGTGAGAAAGGTCAGCAGCGCAAACACTATCTTTTCCGTTCGTTCACGACGTTTTTGACGATCCTCATTTGATGGATCCATTAGGCGAGGCGTCTCGTTACCTGTTGGGTTTGGCATATCTGCATCGGATGTTATTTGAAGGGGTGATTCAATTAGTCCGCGCATTACTTCCCCCCCTTCCGCCGAACTAAACGATCGGCAGTGAAGTTGACCCCAAAAGTTATCAGGAAAAGGAATAGGCCAATAACGAATAGCGCTGAATAGTGAGCGCCTCCTTGTGCAGTTTCTCCCGCTTCGGCGGCAATAGCAGCGGTCATTGTACGAACCGGTTGGAAGATACCCCACCAACCTTCAGGTATCTGTGGTGAGTTCCCCGCCACCATCAACACCACCATCGTTTCGCCAATCGCGCGTCCCACACCAAGCATTACCGCGGCAACAATTCCTGATAACGAAGCCGGTAAGGTAATGCGCACTAATGTTTCCAATCGGGTAGCGCCTAAAGCTAAAGCGCCTTCCTGATAGTCACGCGGAACTGCCCGAATCGCATCCTCAGCAACCGAAACAATCGTTGGTAATGCCATAAACGCCAGCATAATCCCCGCTGCTAATGCCGACATACTGGAACTCATCTGAAGGATATTCCCGTGGCCTTGTGAGAAGCGAAAAAGCGCAGGCCCGATAAGCGCTAAGCCGATAAACCCCACGACTACCGAAGGAATGGCCGCGATTAATTCAATAACGGGCTTTAAAATCTCACGAACACGCACAGGGGCTATCGCGCCTACATAAACTGCTGCAATCACTCCCAACGGCAAAGCAATCGCAATCGCCAACGCAGTCACAACCAAAGTCCCTGCAATAAGAGGAGCGCCGCCAAATTTATCCGCCGTCGGCGACCAGGTAGTGCCGAATAGTATCTCACGCAAACTATAGTGGTAAGTTGTGAAGAAAGGAAGCGAATCACGCAGCAAAAATACGAATATAAGTACGATAATGGCTATCGAGAAGCCACCGGCTATATAGATAAGCTTCTCGATTAGCCATTCGTACCAATATCGTGCGTTCCAGAATCCTTTTTTTGCTAAATCAGCGTTTGAGAGGGACATACCCCGCCGTCTCTACAAGTTTTTGGCCTTCTTGTGAAAGTCCGAATTCGATGAATTGTGCGGCAGCGCCAGTCGGGTTACCACGAGTGTACATAAACAGAGGTCGAGACAAGACATACTCTCTGGATTGGATTGTGGCAATGCTTGGAGTGATCGCCGGGCTGTTGGTGTCCTTCGCTATGTTCAACACCTTTAGCTCCGGTTTGTTCTCGAAATATGCAAGACCGCCATAAGCGATCGCCTTTTCATTGTTCGACAATTCCTGAACCTCAGCAGTGGTGGACTGCTGGAACAAAGTGCCTTTGGCGAATTCCTGCTTTTTCAGAACATGATCTTTAAAAAAGTCGTGTGTCCCTGAGGACGAATCACGGGATATTAGAACGATTTGGCCGGGGTTTCCTCCAACATCCTTCCAATCCTTGATCTTACCTAAATAGATATTGCGAAGCTGCTCGACCGTGAGCTGTTTGACAGGATTCTTCGAGTTCACAGCAATTGCAATCCCGTCTAAGGCGATTTGAGTTGGAAACGGATCAAAGCCTTTCGATTTCGCTTGGGCAGCTTCTTCTGGCTTCATTTCGCGTGAAGCGTTACAAATATCAGCAGTTCCGTCAATTAAGGCTTTAACACCAGTGCCCGTGCCTGAGCCGCCAACGGTGATGTTGACATCCGTATGCAGTTTGTTAAAGGCGTCTTTCCATCCCTGAGCAATCGGCTGAACAGTGTTCGATCCTTCGATTTTCAGTGAATTACTACTTCCTGCCGAACCGGTACTTGTAGTCGATCGGCATCCTGAGATAGAGACTAGCGCCAATACAGCAGCTATTCCCCATACAACCCAGTGTTTACTCATTGCTTCCCCCTTTAGAATTGCCAGCATCATATTGATTTTAACAGCCAATTGTTAAGGGAATGTTAAGAAATGGATATTTTCTTGTTAAACTCTTCCGTTTTCGCTTTTTGCATTAGTCAGGTGCAATTGCCCTTGGATAGCTACTTGAGTTGAGAAGGTTTTATACATCCTTTGATATGCTTCTCTCTGGTACAATTTTACTAGTATCTAATTTGCTAATTTTAGCTTTGGGAGGAAGAATAAGTATGCTCGTTATTCCCAATAATGCAGTTGTACTGTTTCAGGGCGATAGCATCACTGACGTGGGACGCAACCGTGAGGAATCAACCGATCTCGGCTCAGGATATGTCATGATGGCTGCATCGTGGTTCAATGCCACGCACCCCAAGAAGCATGTTAAGTTTCTTAATAGAGGTGTCAGCGGAGACGTGGCAACCGGTTTAAGAGCCAGATGGCAGGAAGACTGCCTCGACCTCAAACCAACTATTGTATCGATTATGATTGGCATTAATGATTGTTTTTTGGGGGTTGAAAATGCGGTTTATGAAGAAGCTTACCGTTCGATTTTGACCGACACCAGCGAAAAGCTTAATGCTGAATTGATTTTGATTGAACCATTTGGGGTTCCTGCCAGTATCAACCCAACCCCACGGCCGGATCTCGACATCAAAATTAACATTGTTCGAAAACTTGCCCGCGAATTTAAAGCCACATTGATCCCAATGGATGGCATTTTCGCCAAGGCGTCAACCTTACGCGAGCCTGATTTCTGGGCTCCGGATTCTGTGCACCCAACATCTGCCGGTCATGCATTAATGGCCCGCGCCTGGCTCGAAGCCGTCGGCGCACTTTAATATATAGGAGATAACTATGGATAGCAATCATGTAAAGGGACCCGGATTTCATCATCTAATGATGCGCGTTACCGAATTCGATAAAGTCGTTAAATTTTACAACGAAATAGGCTTGAAAACCGCCTACACTATGGGCGAAGGCGAAGGCCGAGGTGTCTTACTCGATACCGGCGAAGGCAATTATATCGAGATTTTCGCAGGTGGAACTCGTGCCCCAGGCGAAGATCCACCCGAAGGCGCCGTCATCCACTTCGCGTTGCGAGTGCCTAACACCGATGAAGCTTATAACAAAGCCCTCGCTGCCGGAGCTATCTCAGAAAAGGAACCCATCGACGTCACCCTACAAGGCAATCCTCCGGTTCCTGTCCGAATTGCCTTCTGCAAAGGCTTCAACGGCGAAATAATCGAGTTCTTCCAGAACGAAACCCTGTAAGTTGCAAAAATGGCTTCGGCAGCTTTCCTGCCGAAGCCATTTTTGTTCTTTAGCTTGTAGTGGCAGGGTAAGCCCTGCCCTCTGGAGAGCGTAGCAAGCTACGCCCCTACAAAAAGATAATCCACTTCCCTAAGTAGGCCGTCAGGCCATATCGATGGGCGGTTATATTAATAAGTCCTCCAAAGCCCTTAGGCTAGGAGGAGGTTTCTTCGGCACATACCGCCTCGAAATGACACTAAATGGTATTGCCTTTAGCCCTGAGTACCATACAAGGTACAATAGTGCTTGAAAGACACCGACGGCAGGTGAGTACTTCTAGGGAAGCTTGGAGAACATCGTGAAGAAAATTCATGTTAACATTACCGCAACGAAAGATCAGTCTCATATTCCAATTTTGTGGCGATTGGGACACGAATTCGATGTCATCGTTAACATTCTTAAAGCCAATATCGACGAGGATTTCGCATGGGTAATGGTCGAGTTGGAAGGGCCATTGGCGGAAATCCAGCGCTCTATTGCCTGGCTCCAAACAACAGGGGTCATCGTCGATCCTATTGAACGCTCTGTATCCGAATGAGACCCCATCAAGAAGTTTTGACTGCACCTTACGCGCCTCCTGACTTCCAGACGTTCTGGGAAAGAACCGCTTGGTCTCACACCAGCGTGTCGTTAAATATTGAACGTACCCACCAAACTTTAGACGATACTTCCACCCATCGCGTTGATCGCATATCATTCTTCGGCGGCGGGGGAAAAAGAATTCACGGCTGGTTCGGCGTCCCAAAAGATGAAATTCCTTTGTTCGGCGGGCTATTATGTCTTCCGGTCTATGGATGGGAAGCCCAACCAATCGATTTCAACTCCACGCTTCCCGGCTTTGCAACATTATCTTTGAACCTTCACGGCTACCCGCCCGATTATATACGTGATTATGAATACGGTGACGGCTATATGGCGCGTGGAATTGAGTCTCGAGATTCTTACATCTTCCGTGACATCACCATTACTGCTCTTCGCGCGCTCGATGTATTAGCAGAACAGGTTGAGGTCGATAACAATCGCCTGGTGGCAGGAGGAATGAGTCAGGGAGGCGGCCTGGTATTCTGGCTCAGCGCCCTCACCAATCGGCTAAAAGCCGTCTACGCTGACATGCCTTTTTATGCCGACCACCGCGAATATTTCCGCCGTCAAGTTCGTTATCCCTATAAAGAGATTTTCGATTATATCCAAACCCATCCGTCCACTGAAGTCGAAATTCGACAAACCCTAGCCTACTACGACACCCTCAACTTCGCCCCGCACACTCGTTGTCCTGTCCAAGTTAGCTACGGCAAAAAAGACCCCAAAGTCCGCCCTATCGGTGTCCAAAGCATTTACTCAGCCCTCCCCGAACCAAAGAACCTAATCGTCTACGAAAACGGCCACGACTGGGACCCCAAAATGCCCGAAAACAACTTGGCTTGGTTGAAGAAGATATATTAGCGGAAAGAATCGAAGCGCGAGGCGCTATAGCTACTTCTGGCGAGATTGACGAAGAGTAACACGGACAGTCACAAACATGATTTTCTGGCCCTTTTTTACTTCCGCCTTATTCTTGGCAGCCCGCTGATTGCTATTTTTCGTTACTTGACTAGCAAGAGCTTGAGAAGGAGCATTACCTGATTTGACAGCCTGGCTATCTTTAGCTTGAACTTGTTCAGCTTGAGTTGTATAATTCTGAGTAACCTGCCGGTCCTGGACAATATCGTTTTTATTAACAACCGCGCCGAGTTTGGTGATCTGAGAGAGCGTTTTATTAAGATCAAAGACAGGCACTCTGAGCACTATTACGTTCACTAAGTTCTGATTCTGAACATTGGTATCGGATTGCCGTGTGTTGTTATAGGAAACAGACGTGTTCATCGTTTTCAAGGCTTGAGCATCTAAAGCTCTAATCGAAGCAGCCGCCTCGATCGGATTGCTTACTTCTAAGATAATATCAACTTGTTTAGGTACCGATTGCTGGGTCGACGCATTATTCGCTAAGACTTGGCTTCTTAACTTACCGTTAAGCTGATCTGAAGGCTTACTATCCGAAGAATTGTTTGAGGTATCAACCCAAGAAGGAGCCGCCCCACCTCCGCTCGCGTATTGATCTTTTTCCGCTAAAACTTTAACAGGTACTGCGGTTTCTAAGCTTCCTGCTTCAGGTGCTAATGCGCCGACAGATGGTGGAGCAGGAGTTAATGCTAAAGCGTTTTTTTCATCTTTATTAATCCACCTTGCGTCATCATTGCGCAAGATTGGTATTGAATAGTTTCTTTTTGTCCTTAATGTTGGCTGGTTCAAACCACCACCATCAAACAGCCCTTCAGCGTCCGCTATTTCGGTGGTTGAAGGAGAAGCGAGCGCATCCTTTCTCAGAGCCGAACTACCGAGACTGCCTTTTCGCGCAGACTCTGGCAGAGACAATGATGGCGCTTCACCAATCGCACTCGGGCTGCCAATCATTACCGGCTGCACACTTCGATGGCTTATGGTATTTCGGAAAACTGGATATATGACCAACGCGACTAGAGCGATAACTGCTGTAGCTGCAATGAGTTCGAATGGCTGGAAACTTCTGCGTATAGGAACAGGCGCTTCAGCTTTGTCGATCTTGCCCATCTGAACCTGCAAATGCTCTTGGCGAAGTCGTTCTAATATCTGGTCGCGAAGAAGAGGGGCTGCCTTTGGCTCTTCGACATTCCTTACCTGAGAAGAAAGCCACTGCAGCTCCTCCAACTCCTGCTTGCAAGAATTGCAGTCTACAAGATGCATTTCTATACGGCGAGTGAATCGGGGGTCCAACTCACCGTCAAGATAGGCTTTAATATTCAGTCTTAGCTTCTCATGTCTCATTATACGTTGCCTCCGCAACCGTATCCTTGAGCGATCGACGCAACAACTTGAACGCATGGAACAACCGCGACTTCACGGTTCCTATCGGGATTTGCATCGTCTCCGCAATCTCGCGATAGGTTAGCCCGTGCAACTCATGCAGGATGACCGGCAATCGGTGCGCCTCATCCAACTCGTCAAGGGCTTGTTCGACACGTTCCTGACCAAGTAGACGCAGCGCTTGCTTTTCAACATCATATCGGTCATCAGCCACTTCAAAATCATCCAATAGACTGACCTCTTCCGGTCGCTGCCGCCGCCTCCAAGTTAAGCAGGTATTGACGGTGACCCTATAAACCCACGTCGACAGCTTAGCCTGCCCTCGAAATGAGGTAAGGCTTTTATAGATGGCAACAAAAGTTTCCTGGGTTACATCCTCAGCATCCGACACGCCTACCATTCGGTACGCTAGTCGATAGACACGCTCCTGATACATATCCAGAAGCGCATCAAATCCAGAGTTGTCACCATCAAGAATCCGCCGAACCAGAGGTTCGTCTTCCATGTGGCTCTCTTAGTCCTATTTGTTTAGTAGCATACTTGGCGTGAAGTGTTCACGCATAATTGCGAAATTTCCAAAACGATAATACCTGAGTTTTTATCTCTGCGCGAATGGAGTGAACCTGGTTGACAGTTTCGAAGTAAGCAGGTATTCTATATCGTGCTTGGGGATATAGCTCAGCTGGGAGAGCGCTGCAATCGCACTGCAGAGGTCAGGGGTTCGAATCCCCTTATCTCCATTTTATTATATTGCGTAGTGCGTATTACGTATCCCGGATTCTTTCTTATTCTCGAAACTTCCGCCTAGCCTTATGTAGGCTTCTGGGCTGTATCGAAGGGCAGAAAAAGTTAGCAATAGTTTCAGAGGAAGTTTCCACGGGCACAAAAATCCCTCTTAACTACAAAAAAAATGCCACCTATCCGATCTGACTTCTGATTTCTGATCAATAACTTCACATCCGGAAATACGTACTACGCAATACGCACTACGTCCCAATTACCTTAGTAATTGACTCTAGCAGCCCATCATGCCATAATTCATACCGCTTCTCAAAAAGGGCGGTTGGCTCAGCGGTAGAGCGCTTCGTTCACACCGAAGAGGTCACTGGTTCAAATCCAGTACCGCCCATATAAAACAAGCCCCCTGTTCTCCAGGGGGCTTTAATAATTCCAGTTATTTAGTACTATGAACTCCCCTCCTAAGAGCACACCAGACGCCTCTCGATTGGCAATGGCTTGGACGATCTGGGCGTAGGTCATGTTCTTCTTTTGTCCCCGATCTTCATAGATTGCAAGAATGCCCTGATGAGTTGGGTTGGTCTCGTGGAAAGCCCGAAAATGATCGCAGTTACGGGTTAATAGGATTCGGGTCAGTTCCGTAGCAGTATTAATAACTAGCTCGTCCGGTAGTGCGGTTAGACCGGCTTTTCTTAACGTTGAAACAAGTACCTTGGCCTCGGTGTCTTCATCAACAAGTAGTCTTAGGCTCAACGGTCACTCCTTTGACTTCCAAACGCTGGCGCTCCTCATCGGCTTCCATGGCAATTAACGCTTGGTTTGCTTCGCAATAACTTATGGCTTCTTCTATTGCCAGCAGCGGCAGGTCCCAGTTCTCAGCGGCTTCTTCCTTGGTCATGTTGTTGGCAAGCATATCGCGCCACACAGTCGAGGCCAATAACTTTCTCCCTTTGACGTAGAGTTGGCGTCTCCATGGATCGGGGCGCTGAACCAAATAGGTCCACTGGTTGACATGTGAATTTTGAAGCTCTGGAAGTAGAAGTTCAGTCCTATTACCAGCAATATCTACCAACTGAATTAGGAAATTCTCCCGCGCTCTCATTGCTAGCGCCTCGTAGACCTTCACCGCCCGTAAGAAAACTTCCTTTTCACTTGCCATTCCAAGCATAGTCTTGAGCCTGTCAATAAGCGCTTCCTCTTCCGGTGTCACGTTGAAGTTCTGTCTTTTCAATTTGGTAGCCATCGATACCTCCCTCAGTTATGAGTATAATTTGAATATACCATACACATGCGTCATTAGGACTAATAATTTCAAATCATAAGCCAATGGGCTTCCCTCAAAGAGTACTCATCAACACCCTCACCGCCAATGAAACAGCTACGCCTAACGCGCCTATGGCTCATAGGTTGTTTCGGTTCAAAGGAAGTTATTTCGCAAACCAGAAAGCAGCGATTAGCAGACCAGTTATACCGCCCCACGCAAAGGCAGAGAGTATCTTTTCATCACGGCTGAGTTTGAAGCCACGGCGATTGACGATTAGCATAACAAATGCCATCGGTACCAACGCGGGAAGGGCTTGGAGGGGAATATCGAATATGCGCTTATCCCCAAAGTTAAGCACTACCTGAAGATAGGTCATCAGAACAATGCACATGGTGAATAGGGTCATTTTTCGGCGCAGGTCAAATTTGATCAGACACATAAAGAAGAAAGCGAGAAATAGTATATCACCGGGGCCGATGATAGCGAATATTTGCTTGAGAGGGATATAAGCGCTATCTGCAATCCCTACTTGCGGGATAGTCATCGAGACGAGCGGCAACAGGTCGGGGGCTTTTTGCATCGCCTGATTAGCCGGCCCAAGTGGGTTGAGTACCGTAAAAATATCCACTGCCGCTGCGACCGGCGCAACAGGAACCAACAAGTTCGGTTCCCTAATCAAAAACGAGAGCAAAACGCCCGCCGCAACCAACACAAACAGCAATAGTATCTTGTTGAACAATTCCAGTATGAGCTTTTCAACGATTCGTGGGGGAGGTGGCTCATCCATCACTTCCGGCAATATCAGCGCCAACGCAGGCAAGCTGTTGAGATAGAACGGCAATTCGCGTCCATGGTCGATCAATTGATTGGCAATAAAACGGTTAAACGCCAATTCTTCCAGCTTTGTCTGATACTGATTTTCAATCAATATCATCTTTTGCTGCTGCAAGATTATCCCTAAAAGAGGAAGCAGGCATCCAATCATTACGATTAATGCCACCCGCCATCGCCAACGGAACTTGACTAATTGATAAACCAAAACGATGGTAACGCAGGTAAAAAGTGGAGAGAAGATATAAGCCGAAATGCCCCATGCCCAGGTGACAGGAACCTGCAGAAACGGAACAATCGCCCTCAATCCAATATCGGCAAACAACAAAAGCGCGGCAACCCAAAACAAGCCGCCCTGCAGCGACGAGGGCTTATAAGGCTCTACCTGTTCCGTCGGCAAAGTAGTTAAGTTTTTATCCTGAAATTCATCCATTCTATATTCGCTTAAACTTCCTGTCTAAATCATCACTCGTAATTGTAATCGTGACCGGACGGCCATGAGGGCAGAGATAGGGGTTTTCAGTCTCGGCAAGTTGTCTAATCAGGGCTTCCATTTCGGCGATAGTGAGCGAATCTCCTGCTTTCACTGCTTGCTTACATGAAGCTGTAATCCAAACCTGCTCTCTTGCCGCCGGAAGCCTTCGCGCCACTGTCGCATCCACCAATTCATCGATAATATCTTTCAGCAGTTCCTCATAATTCTTCTCGGCGCTTGCCGATGGGACTGCGCGCAGGATAAAAGTGTCAGCCCCAAATGGCTCCAATTCGAAGCCAATCTGATTTAATTCTTCTAACTTCTCCCGAACCATCAAAGCAGCCCTGCGATCCACCTCAAGGGTTACAGGGGTAAGCAATCGCTGAGAATCAACCAGTGTCGCACCTTTGATTCCGCACAATTTCTCGTAAATCACCCGCTCATGCGCCACATGCTGATCGACAATTACAACGCCTTTACTAGTCTCACAAATAATATAGGTATTGCGATATTGGCCGAGAACTCGCAATCCCGGCAACAAGTCCGCAAAAGGCATCGCCCGACCTGCCGGTGATAATTGCTCGACGTTCGGATTAGTCGATTGTTCTACCAATAAGTTGTCTTCAAACGGATTGGGAGCCATAGGTCCAAACGCTCCAATAGCCGCTTGCACATTGCCCGAGTGGAAACTCTGACCGGATGGTCCAACCCACATTGGAGGCATCGGCCGCGGTGTATTTGATAGCGCATCGGGGATCATGCCATGCTTTTTTAGCGCCTCATTAACGGCTTGATGCACAGCGGCAAACACATCCCCCTCACGCGCAAATTTGACCTCGATTTTGGAGGGGTGGACATTCACATCCACCTTAGAGGGGTTCATCTCAATATGAATAAGCGCCACCGGAAATCGTCTTTCTGGTGTGAGCGAACGATAGGCTTCATCCAGTGCAGAAATAAGGGTGCGGGATTTGACAGGGCGGCGATTAACATACCATGCCTGATAAACTCGGTTCGGTCGAGTGATGTGCGGAGGCGAAATAAAACCGGTCACCTTCATTCCATGCGCTTCGGTCTCCAGTGGAGCCAACGAGCGCGCCGTATCTTTGCCCCAAACAGCCGACACTGCCCCAATCGCATCCCCCGCCCCAGGACTGACCAATATCTCCTGATTGCCCTGCTGAAGCCTGAATGAAACCTCGGGATAACCCATCGCATACTTGGCAACCAATTCAACAATATAGGACAACTCGGTCGCAGGCGATTTCATGAACTTTAATCGAGCCGGAGTGTTATAAAAGAGGTCATGAACAGTAAGACTCGTCCCATCAGCCGCCCCAACTTCTGACGACTCGATAATATCCCCACCCTGAACCACGATTTTATGTCCGGCAACTTCGTTCGCAGATTTAGTCACTAGCTCTAGATGAGAAACTGAAGCGATACTGGGCAGTCCTTCACCGCGAAAACCTAAAGTATGAATATCGAAAAGATCATCCGCATGAGCAATTTTTGATGTAGCATGTCGCTGCAAAGCAAGGATTGCATCCTGACCATTCATGCCAAGGCCGTCGTCTACCACCCGAATGAGTTTACGACCACCCAATTCCACCTGGACAACAATCCGTTTAGCGCCTGCATCAAGACTGTTCTCGACCAGTTCCTTCACCACAGAAGCCGGTCGTTCGACAACCTCTCCTGCGGCAATTCGGTTTATTGTGTTGTCATCCAACAAGACGACATGTTTAATCGAGTCCATGAATTCCATTATACTACACGAACGTATACCATGCGGAAGCTGAAAACGGGGGGGATTTGAAGGTGAGAGATTACCCTGCAGGAGGTAAACCCTAAGTTTTTATGCTGCAAAGTTACGGCGCAAATGATCGCCGTAGCGATTAAGAGCGTCGCGAGTTCGGTAGATACGCTCGATTAAGTCGCCCTGATCGAGCTTTAACAGTTGAGTAATTGATGGAGCCACGAACAACGCTTCGAAACCGTCACTCGGCTTCCCTACGCAATTCAGCCCCAACATATCATCAGATGGATGCAGCATCAGGTGAGCGATAAGAAATGGGCGAACGTTTGGATAATTCTTAATCATCCAGTTACGCAAACGTCCGTATTGAGCTTCAAAAGCAGATGTATCTTCAAAACGAGCAGCGATGCACAACACGTCGACCAAGTCCTCGTAGTAACCATAAAATTCAACCAACCGGTCACGTTGAACTGAAAGCGAAACCGGCTCAACTAAACCAAGTCTTTTATAGATACCCGAACGTGCTATTGCATAAAATGCTAACCACCATTCCGCAGCGTCCATGGCTGCAATACGGAAACTGTTTCGAAGATGACGCGCATGATATCCCGCTAGCACGGGGGTGCGCGCGATCCCTCTCATAAGTGAAGCTATCTTTGTCATAATTACGAGCCCCCTTCCTTGGAGTTCTCCAGTTGCTTAACGAAATTAATTCTAAGGTCCTGAATCAGGCTTCGAAGCTCACGCTTCTCATTCTCTTGCAATCGGGTTTCAAGTTTCTCTACAAGCAATGCTGCGCAATCCACTGCAATGCGCGCCTGCTCTAAATCCTGCTCAACTTTTTTCGTATGCGGGTCGGGCATGAGTCCCATAGCCCGCCACGCATAGGAGGAGAACATAGCAATGGAACTGTTCAGAATGTCATACGCATTAAATGAAGGCATAATCGGGGCTTCTTCTTGCGATTCAATATTCTCTTCTTTAGAATCAGAAGCTCCCTGCGGTGCGGCCATTTTTTCGGACTCGTCCACGATATACCACCTCCCTTCTTCTCTATATTTTATCCGAATTTTTACCAGGATACAATACACCGAGAAGACACATTACAATTATTTTTTCCAGAGGGGTTAAATTTAAAATACAAAAGGACGCGTCCAATTTTTGAACACGCCCTTTTCATCGTAAAGGAGCTTTTGCGTACTAATGTTCCTCGCGGTCATTATTAGAAGAAAGAAATGATTGCTTACAATAATCCGCGAGTTTTCGTAGTGCGCTTTCCGCATCCTTGTCTCCCTCATACTGGCTCATTAAGCACAGTGTAAGAAGAGCAAACGCTTCCTCTTGCGATAGTTGCACGCCAACCGGCGGCGCAAGAATAGATGCTGGCAATACGACTCACCTCCTTTGCTACTTGGCACAAGTCATTAGACGACCAAGGAGTGAGAGGGTTTCAATAAGATCAAAGAAAATACCAAAAAGAAACAAACACTACAACGAGCGAAGATTTAAGCATTTAGGTAGTAGTGAGCGAGAAAGAAGAATCTCGGCGGTATCCATTTTCGATACCGCCGAGATGACGACACCATTAAGCAATTCAATCAATCAGACGCTATTTAACGCCGATTTTGAAAATTCGCTTGCCACATGTGGGGCAGGTACCGGTCACAGCGGCCTTGCCATTTTTCAAAGTCGTCGTGGTCGGATTGGTGATCTCACGCTTAGTGCGACATTTTAGGCAGTATCCTTCCATGCCGTCACCTCCTTTATCTAGATTAATATTACTTACTTAGACACGCATGTTAAGAATTCCTGCTTTATTAAAGAAATTTTTTAATAATTTTTATGTTTGCTACAGCTAACCTTGCGTACAAACCGCTTAATCATCAATCTAGAGCTAAAAAAACGAATTATAAG
Above is a window of bacterium DNA encoding:
- a CDS encoding zf-HC2 domain-containing protein — its product is MRHEKLRLNIKAYLDGELDPRFTRRIEMHLVDCNSCKQELEELQWLSSQVRNVEEPKAAPLLRDQILERLRQEHLQVQMGKIDKAEAPVPIRRSFQPFELIAATAVIALVALVIYPVFRNTISHRSVQPVMIGSPSAIGEAPSLSLPESARKGSLGSSALRKDALASPSTTEIADAEGLFDGGGLNQPTLRTKRNYSIPILRNDDARWINKDEKNALALTPAPPSVGALAPEAGSLETAVPVKVLAEKDQYASGGGAAPSWVDTSNNSSDSKPSDQLNGKLRSQVLANNASTQQSVPKQVDIILEVSNPIEAAASIRALDAQALKTMNTSVSYNNTRQSDTNVQNQNLVNVIVLRVPVFDLNKTLSQITKLGAVVNKNDIVQDRQVTQNYTTQAEQVQAKDSQAVKSGNAPSQALASQVTKNSNQRAAKNKAEVKKGQKIMFVTVRVTLRQSRQK
- a CDS encoding DUF5615 family PIN-like protein; protein product: MSLRLLVDEDTEAKVLVSTLRKAGLTALPDELVINTATELTRILLTRNCDHFRAFHETNPTHQGILAIYEDRGQKKNMTYAQIVQAIANREASGVLLGGEFIVLNNWNY
- a CDS encoding sigma-70 family RNA polymerase sigma factor; the encoded protein is MEDEPLVRRILDGDNSGFDALLDMYQERVYRLAYRMVGVSDAEDVTQETFVAIYKSLTSFRGQAKLSTWVYRVTVNTCLTWRRRQRPEEVSLLDDFEVADDRYDVEKQALRLLGQERVEQALDELDEAHRLPVILHELHGLTYREIAETMQIPIGTVKSRLFHAFKLLRRSLKDTVAEATYNET
- a CDS encoding DUF5679 domain-containing protein, translating into MEGYCLKCRTKREITNPTTTTLKNGKAAVTGTCPTCGKRIFKIGVK
- the mutL gene encoding DNA mismatch repair endonuclease MutL — protein: MDSIKHVVLLDDNTINRIAAGEVVERPASVVKELVENSLDAGAKRIVVQVELGGRKLIRVVDDGLGMNGQDAILALQRHATSKIAHADDLFDIHTLGFRGEGLPSIASVSHLELVTKSANEVAGHKIVVQGGDIIESSEVGAADGTSLTVHDLFYNTPARLKFMKSPATELSYIVELVAKYAMGYPEVSFRLQQGNQEILVSPGAGDAIGAVSAVWGKDTARSLAPLETEAHGMKVTGFISPPHITRPNRVYQAWYVNRRPVKSRTLISALDEAYRSLTPERRFPVALIHIEMNPSKVDVNVHPSKIEVKFAREGDVFAAVHQAVNEALKKHGMIPDALSNTPRPMPPMWVGPSGQSFHSGNVQAAIGAFGPMAPNPFEDNLLVEQSTNPNVEQLSPAGRAMPFADLLPGLRVLGQYRNTYIICETSKGVVIVDQHVAHERVIYEKLCGIKGATLVDSQRLLTPVTLEVDRRAALMVREKLEELNQIGFELEPFGADTFILRAVPSASAEKNYEELLKDIIDELVDATVARRLPAAREQVWITASCKQAVKAGDSLTIAEMEALIRQLAETENPYLCPHGRPVTITITSDDLDRKFKRI
- a CDS encoding DUF1844 domain-containing protein, which produces MDESEKMAAPQGASDSKEENIESQEEAPIMPSFNAYDILNSSIAMFSSYAWRAMGLMPDPHTKKVEQDLEQARIAVDCAALLVEKLETRLQENEKRELRSLIQDLRINFVKQLENSKEGGS